From the Leptotrichia sp. oral taxon 221 genome, one window contains:
- the der gene encoding ribosome biogenesis GTPase Der translates to MKQVVAIVGRPNVGKSTLFNKLIGDRLSIVKNEPGVTRDRLYRETEWSGKEFLLVDTGGLEPRTNDFMMSKIKQQAQVAIDEADVIIFLVDGKAGITGLDEDVANVLRKQDKKVVVAVNKIDNYMRDQENILEFYALGFEEVIGISGEHKTNLGDLLDAVVEKFDDEKEVEEEDSLKIAILGRPNAGKSSLVNKLLNEERSIVSDMAGTTRDAIDSSLKYDGDKFTLIDTAGIRRKSKVEDSIEYYSVLRAVKSIKRADVCVLMLDATELLTDQDKRVVGLIYEERKPIIIAVNKWDLIEKNNNSVKEFTELVKADLSFLDYAPIVTISALTGKRTINILEQARFINEEYHKKITTGLLNQILAEIIAQNPVPTRKGRAVKINYATQVSQAPPKFVFFSNNPDLIHFSYQRYIENKLREYFGFEGCPIDIVFNRKNSAY, encoded by the coding sequence ATGAAACAAGTAGTCGCAATCGTCGGGAGACCGAATGTGGGAAAATCAACGTTATTTAACAAATTGATAGGAGATAGGTTGTCAATTGTTAAAAATGAGCCAGGAGTAACAAGAGATAGACTTTATAGAGAAACAGAGTGGTCTGGGAAAGAATTTTTATTAGTAGATACAGGTGGACTTGAACCAAGAACAAATGATTTTATGATGAGTAAAATTAAACAACAGGCCCAAGTAGCTATTGATGAAGCTGATGTAATAATTTTTTTGGTAGATGGAAAAGCTGGAATTACTGGGTTAGATGAAGATGTAGCAAATGTTTTGAGAAAACAGGATAAAAAAGTAGTTGTGGCCGTTAATAAAATTGATAATTATATGAGAGACCAAGAAAATATTTTGGAATTTTATGCGTTAGGATTTGAGGAAGTTATTGGAATTTCTGGAGAACACAAAACAAATTTAGGTGATTTGTTGGATGCAGTAGTTGAAAAATTTGATGATGAAAAAGAGGTTGAGGAAGAAGATAGTTTGAAAATAGCAATCCTGGGAAGACCAAATGCTGGGAAATCTTCGCTAGTAAATAAATTATTGAATGAGGAACGTTCAATTGTAAGTGATATGGCTGGAACGACTAGAGATGCGATTGATTCTAGCTTGAAATACGATGGGGATAAATTCACATTGATTGATACAGCTGGGATTAGAAGAAAATCAAAAGTTGAGGATTCAATAGAATATTACAGTGTTTTGAGAGCGGTAAAATCAATAAAAAGAGCAGATGTTTGTGTATTGATGTTAGATGCGACAGAGTTGTTAACAGATCAAGATAAAAGAGTTGTGGGATTGATTTATGAAGAGAGAAAACCAATTATTATTGCAGTTAATAAATGGGATTTAATTGAAAAAAATAATAATAGTGTGAAGGAATTTACTGAGTTGGTAAAAGCAGATTTGTCATTTTTAGATTATGCGCCGATTGTGACAATATCAGCGTTGACTGGAAAAAGAACAATAAATATTTTAGAGCAAGCGAGATTTATTAACGAAGAATATCATAAGAAAATAACAACTGGATTATTGAATCAAATTTTAGCAGAAATAATTGCACAAAATCCTGTTCCTACGAGAAAAGGTAGAGCCGTTAAAATCAATTATGCGACTCAAGTAAGCCAAGCACCGCCAAAATTTGTATTTTTCTCAAACAATCCAGATTTAATTCATTTTTCGTACCAAAGATACATTGAAAACAAATTGAGAGAGTATTTTGGATTTGAAGGATGCCCAATTGACATTGTATTTAACAGAAAAAACAG